One window of Plasmodium relictum strain SGS1 genome assembly, chromosome: 14 genomic DNA carries:
- a CDS encoding SNARE protein, putative, protein MSIIYGLVARDKTVLAEYTEFGGNFSNITRLLLEIIPSHSSRKSYIYDDYVFHQLMKNGITFMTMTDKELGFLTPYAFLEEISKIFFKKFKNTSDLITLSLDEQFKPVLKENMRIFNEYESNDVHNIKNQINNIQNIIIENIEKILERREKIDILVNKSEKLNQENISFRRQAMSLNFYMWLENNKLCIYLISSIAIFIFFIWSFYNV, encoded by the exons atgtctaTAATATATGGTTTAGTAGCAAgag acaAAACTGTTTTGGCTGAATACACAGAATTTGGTGGcaatttttcaaatattaCTAGATTACTTCTTGAAATTATACCTTCTCATTCATCAAGAAagtcatatatatatgatga ttatGTTTTTCACCAACTTATGAAAAATGGAATAACATTTATGACTATGACAGATAAAGAATTGGGTTTTTTAACACCTTACGCTTTTCTAGAAGAAATAtcaaaaat attttttaaaaagtttaaaaataCGTCTGATTTAATTACTTTGTCATTAGATGAGCAATTTAAACCtgtattaaaagaaaatatg agaatatttaatgaatatgAATCTAATGATGttcataatataaaaaaccaAATTAACAATAtacaaaatattataattgaaaatattgaaaaaatattagaaagaagagaaaaaattgatataCTAGTTAATAAAAGCGAAAAATTAAATCAGGAAAATATAAGTTTTAGGAGGCAAGCTATGAgcctaaatttttatatgtgGTTAGAAAACAACAAATTATGTATTTACTTAATTTCAAGTATAgcaatatttattttttttatatggtcattttataatgtataa